One window of the Pyrus communis chromosome 17, drPyrComm1.1, whole genome shotgun sequence genome contains the following:
- the LOC137723125 gene encoding protein SLOW GREEN 1, chloroplastic-like gives MESLAKLHHRHQPLTLSLNSHCPSSPKPLSSFIPLRQSPPFNFTTLTVRASSSSLPPSSAHSPHQSPQNPNPISSFKTLAPLAAPFIKTTCAAIAAATLFFMRFNHRTAMAATAVAPSMVEPVEQESSTDRVPYEEKERVLEEQLAQNPDDVESLRNLMEVRIKSHKLTEAIQVLERLIELEPEDFEWQLLKANVHSYMGEVELANAEFEDILAKDPFKVEAFHGLVMCASQSPEKLKSVTKRVEEAMVKCKKEGNMSDVRDFKLLVAQIRVMESKYSDALKLYQELVREEPRDFRPYLCQGIIYTMLRKTNEAEKQFEKFRKLVPKNHPYKEYFDDNMFATKLFGQKVERERAASKV, from the coding sequence ATGGAGTCTCTCGCCAAACTTCACCACCGCCACCAACCCCTCACCCTCTCGCTCAATTCCCACTGCCCATCATCCCCAAAACCCCTTTCTTCCTTCATACCCCTGCGCCAATCGCCGCCCTTCAACTTCACCACCCTCACTGTCAGAGCCTCATCCTCATCGCTTCCGCCGTCCTCCGCCCACTCACCTCACCAAAGCccacaaaaccctaatcccaTTTCCTCTTTCAAAACCCTAGCCCCTCTTGCCGCCCCTTTCATCAAGACGACCTGCGCCGCCATCGCTGCCGCCACATTATTCTTCATGAGGTTCAATCACCGAACCGCTATGGCCGCCACCGCAGTCGCACCTTCCATGGTTGAGCCAGTGGAGCAAGAATCATCCACTGACAGAGTTCCGTATGAGGAGAAAGAAAGGGTTCTTGAAGAGCAATTGGCCCAGAACCCGGATGATGTCGAATCGCTCAGGAATTTAATGGAGGTCAGGATCAAATCCCACAAGCTGACCGAAGCGATTCAGGTGTTGGAGCGCTTGATCGAGCTGGAACCCGAAGACTTTGAGTGGCAATTGCTGAAGGCCAATGTTCACAGCTACATGGGTGAGGTCGAACTCGCTAACGCTGAGTTCGAGGACATTTTGGCGAAAGACCCTTTCAAAGTAGAGGCCTTTCATGGCCTTGTAATGTGCGCTTCACAATCACCGGAGAAATTGAAGAGTGTGACGAAGAGGGTGGAGGAGGCAATGGTGAAGTGTAAGAAGGAAGGGAACATGTCGGATGTGAGGGATTTTAAGCTGTTAGTTGCGCAAATTCGCGTGATGGAGTCGAAGTATTCGGATGCTTTGAAGCTTTATCAAGAGCTTGTGAGGGAAGAACCGAGAGACTTCAGGCCTTATCTGTGTCAAGGAATCATTTATACAATGTTGAGGAAGACTAATGAGGCTGAGAAACAGTTTGAAAAGTTCAGGAAGCTTGTTCCAAAGAACCACCCTTATAAAGAGTATTTTGATGACAATATGTTTGCGACGAAGCTTTTTGGGCAGAAGGTGGAGAGGGAGAGAGCAGCGTCGAAAGTCTGA
- the LOC137721658 gene encoding uncharacterized protein, whose translation MGDSSASYIHLVHHLIEECIIFNMSKEECMEALSKHANIKPIITSTVWKELEKENREFFEAYTKSREAGSSETVTKQRIQKMLFDLSQSGDNSTTTDDDGDESDD comes from the exons atgggAGACTCTTCTGCTTCATACATCCACTTG GTGCACCATTTAATCGAGGAGTGCATCATATTCAACATGAGCAAAGAGGAGTGCATGGAAGCCCTCTCTAAGCATGCAAACATAAAACCCATCATTACCTCcacag TGTGGAAGGAGTTAGAGAAGGAGAACAGAGAGTTCTTTGAGGCCTACACGAAGAGCAGGGAAGCAGGATCCTCTGAGACGGTCACAAAGCAAAGAATCCAGAAGATGCTTTTTGATCTTTCCCAGAGCGGCGACAACTCCACCACCACCGATGACGACGGTGATGAATCTGATGACTAG
- the LOC137722021 gene encoding F-box protein At2g39490-like: MGEENLDLISRLPFEIQQKIISFVPFKKAVRRSALSARWKSPWSPVEASLNFDANPANLKGNPAKHEEKYQVMGTFMKSFVFPEQWKLYLNVVGSSEEPQIIVAKVTKGVGRELHLESVTGLTGTFVSDLFSSCHVLESLKLEKCMGLYSLDVETNSLKSLAVEDCSDMVSITISAQNLKSFWYYGVLPRIVRLKNAMSLVDVVLDLRDGPGCSQFERDQFLYNILISFKDVEALTVSGWILEVKSHNSYV, encoded by the exons ATGGGGGAGGAAAATCTTGATTTGATAAGCAGATTACCATTTGAAatccaacaaaaaattatttcatttgTCCCATTTAAAAAGGCAGTAAGAAGGAGTGCTCTTTCAGCTCGTTGGAAGAGCCCTTGGTCTCCAGTTGAagcaagtttgaattttgatgcaAACCCAGCAAACCTTAAAGGAAACCCAGCAAAacatgaagagaaataccaagTTATGGGAACTTTCATGAAGTCTTTTGTTTTCCCAGAGCAATGGAAGCTTTATCTCAATGTTGTTGGAAGCAGTGAAGAACCACAGATAATTGTTGCCAAAGTCACCAAGGGGGTTGGCAGAGAGCTTCATCTCGA ATCAGTTACTGGCCTCACAGGAACTTTCGTGTCAGATTTGTTCTCCAGTTGCCATGTTCTTGAGAGCTTGAAGCTTGAAAAGTGCATGGGATTGTATAGCCTTGATGTAGAAACAAATAGCCTCAAGAGCTTGGCGGTGGAAGATTGTTCAGACATGGTTTCTATTACAATTTCTGCACAAAATCTCAAGTCCTTTTGGTACTATGGTGTTCTTCCTCGGATTGTTAGGTTAAAGAATGCAATGAGCTTGGTTGATGTGGTGCTTGATTTGAGAGATGGACCAGGCTGTAGTCAGTTTGAACGTGACCAATTTCTATACAATATCTTAATTTCTTTCAAGGATGTTGAGGCTCTCACTGTAAGTGGCTGGATTCTTGAG GTAAAAAGTCATAATTCTTATGTGTAG
- the LOC137723467 gene encoding probable LRR receptor-like serine/threonine-protein kinase At3g47570 — MEHSCSTHGRLILFTFFRGLVLLLCMNTHLDAAILPGNETDRLPLLDFKDRITQDPLNVMSSWNDSTDFCRWVGVTCNPSTKRVTILKLNSRELAGSIPASIGNLTYLTGINLANNDFHGEIPQEMGRLRSLQYLNLSANSFRGKLPANISHCTKLSVLDVRSNELIGSIPNEFSSLLKLTSVLLGRNNLTGSIPKWIGNFSALYNIFLFDNNFHGSIPNELGRLKGLQTLTLSVNNLSGMVPPSIYNISSLMGYLVAQNQLQGEVPPNVGTTLPNLELFSCHLNKFTGNIPISLSNASRLSVIDFSTNDFTGTIPASFGNLKNLVRLNLAVNLLGSGKTGDLNFLSSLANCTILEVLGISNNQFGGELPRSIANLSTSLQILAVGANLIHGSIPIGIGNLIGLTVLAADNSFLSGNLPDEIGKFHKLGELYLSGCMFSGRIPSSLGNMTSLTKLYMDRNRFEGSIPPTLANCQILLLLNLSSNNITGAIPRELIGLSSLSIYLGLANNHLTGALPQEVGNLAHLTELDASGNQLSGNIPSALGNCIMLVRLCLADNKFEGTIPQSLKSLRSLEEMDISSNNFSGQIPEFIGKLKFLKNLNVSNNIFEGELPKEGIFLNASGLSILRNGGLCGGIPQLSLPPCSNSKVHSSRGLLAPKVVIPVACALVFIIALSCFIVARSRRKHVTSPSHKDWKMGVSYSELVKSTNGFSMDNLIGMGSFGSVYKGIIPSDGTIVAVKILNLQQEGASRSFIHECNALRSIRHRNLLKIITACSSIDNQGNDFKSLVFEYMVNGSLDAWLHPIEQSQSKRLSLIQRLNIATDIASALDYLHHHCDTSIVHCDLKPSNVLLDEDMVAHVADFGLARFLLEAVDNPSQSQTMSAGLKGSIGYIPPEYGMGGKVSILGDVYSFGILLLEMFTGKRPTDRMFGDGINIHNFIALAMPDHAMDIVDPSLLTEGEDADANDNRYEDEVQEEPITNRHDHCLVQGRKLEEGLVSVMQNFTAMGMPDDTMEIVDPALLIEGENADANDDKYKNEIQERPITNGHDRGRVQGRKLEECLVSVMQIGLACSAISPGERMHMNVVVNKMKAIRDSFMKL; from the exons ATGGAGCATTCTTGTAGTACTCATGGTAGGCTCATTTTGTTTACGTTCTTTCGCGGGCTTGTTCTTTTGTTATGCATGAACACACATCTGGATGCCGCAATTCTGCCCGGAAATGAAACTGATCGCTTGCCGCTGCTGGACTTCAAGGACAGGATAACTCAAGATCCTCTCAATGTCATGAGCTCGTGGAACGATTCCACTGATTTCTGCAGATGGGTTGGAGTTACATGCAACCCTTCCACCAAAAGAGTTACGATTTTGAAACTCAACTCCCGAGAACTGGCAGGCTCTATACCAGCTTCTATAGGAAACCTCACCTACCTGACAGGAATCAACCTAGCAAACAACGACTTCCACGGTGAAATTCCTCAAGAAATGGGCCGTCTACGAAGCCTGCAATATCTCAACCTATCTGCAAATTCATTCAGAGGGAAACTTCCAGCTAATATATCTCACTGTACGAAGCTAAGCGTGCTCGACGTGCGCTCCAATGAGCTTATCGGGTCAATTCCAAACGAATTCAGTTCCTTGTTGAAATTGACTTCCGTTTTGCTTGGTCGTAACAATCTCACAGGAAGCATTCCGAAATGGATAGGAAACTTTTCTGCTCTGTATAATATTTTCCTTTTCGACAATAATTTTCACGGAAGCATACCTAATGAGCTTGGTCGTCTAAAAGGCTTGCAAACACTTACACTTTCTGTGAATAATTTGTCTGGTATGGTCCCTCCTTCAATTTATAATATTTCTTCTTTAATGGGGTATCTAGTTGCTCAAAACCAACTGCAAGGCGAGGTACCTCCAAATGTCGGTACTACTCTTCCAAATCTTGAATTATTTTCCTGTCATTTGAACAAATTCACAGGTAATATTCCTATCTCCTTGTCAAATGCTTCAAGACTTTCGGTTATTGATTTTTCAACCAATGACTTCACTGGGACAATCCCTGCAAGTTTTGGGAACTTGAAAAACTTGGTTAGACTAAACTTAGCTGTCAATTTACTAGGAAGTGGGAAAACTGGTGACCTGAATTTTCTTAGCTCCTTGGCCAATTGTACTATCTTGGAGGTTTTGGGTATTTCCAATAATCAATTTGGAGGAGAATTGCCAAGATCCATAGCCAACCTTTCTACTAGTCTTCAAATTCTTGCTGTAGGTGCCAATTTGATACATGGAAGCATCCCTATCGGCATTGGAAATCTTATAGGCTTGACTGTTTTGGCAGCGGATAATAGCTTTTTAAGTGGTAATCTACCCGATGAAATTGGAAAGTTTCACAAGTTAGGGGAACTGTATTTGAGTGGTTGCATGTTTTCGGGCCGAATCCCATCGTCCCTTGGAAACATGACTTCATTGACAAAGCTCTATATGGACCGGAATAGGTTTGAAGGAAGCATTCCTCCAACTCTTGCAAACTGCCAAATTCTATTATTACTTAATCTTTCTAGTAACAATATAACAGGAGCCATACCTAGAGAGCTTATTGGGCTCTCGTCCCTTTCAATCTATTTGGGCCTGGCTAACAACCATTTAACTGGTGCACTGCCACAGGAAGTAGGTAATTTGGCCCATCTCACGGAGTTAGATGCATCAGGAAATCAGTTATCAGGTAATATTCCAAGTGCCCTAGGCAATTGTATTATGTTGGTGCGCCTATGCTTGGCAGATAACAAATTTGAAGGAACAATTCCTCAATCTCTTAAAAGTTTAAGAAGCTTGGAAGAGATGGATATTTCGAGCAATAATTTTTCTGGGCAGATTCCTGAATTTATAGGCAAGTTAAAATTTCTCAAGAATCTTAATGTTTCTAATAATATTTTCGAGGGTGAACTGCCCAAAGAAGGGATTTTTCTAAATGCAAGTGGTCTCTCAATTCTCAGAAATGGTGGGCTTTGTGGCGGCATCCCACAACTAAGTCTACCTCCATGCTCCAACTCAAAGGTTCATTCATCTCGAGGACTGCTTGCCCCGAAAGTAGTCATCCCTGTAGCTTGTGCGCTTGTATTCATAATTGCTTTGTCATGCTTCATTGTTGCTCGTTCAAGACGCAAACATGTAACTTCGCCTTCCCATAAGGATTGGAAAATGGGTGTCTCTTACTCGGAACTTGTTAAATCAACTAATGGGTTCTCCATGGACAATCTTATTGGTATGGGAAGTTTTGGTTCAGTTTACAAAGGCATAATCCCTAGTGATGGAACCATAGTTGCAGTTAAGATATTAAACCTTCAACAAGAAGGAGCTTCCAGGAGTTTCATCCATGAATGTAATGCTTTAAGAAGCATAAGGCATCGTAATCTTCTCAAGATCATAACTGCCTGCTCAAGCATTGACAATCAAGGCAATGACTTCAAAAGTTTAGTTTTTGAGTATATGGTAAATGGAAGTCTTGATGCGTGGCTGCATCCAATAGAGCAGTCTCAGAGTAAGAGATTGAGCCTTATACAAAGACTCAATATTGCGACTGATATTGCATCAGCATTGGATTACCTCCACCACCATTGTGATACGTCGATTGTTCATTGTGATCTAAAGCCAAGTAATGTTCTACTTGATGAAGATATGGTGGCTCATGTTGCTGACTTTGGTTTAGCAAGGTTCCTCTTGGAAGCGGTGGATAACCCTTCTCAAAGTCAAACCATGTCAGCTGGGCTAAAGGGTTCCATTGGCTACATTCCTCCAG AGTATGGCATGGGAGGCAAAGTATCCATACTAGGAGATGTTTATAGCTTTGGGATACTGTTGCTAGAAATGTTCACGGGAAAAAGACCTACCGATAGAATGTTTGGAGATGGTATAAATATTCACAATTTCATAGCCTTGGCGATGCCTGATCATGCCATGGACATAGTTGACCCTTCATTGCTCACTGAAGGAGAAGATGCAGATGCTAATGATAACAGATACGAAGATGAGGTACAAGAAGAACCTATCACAAATCGCCATGACCACTGCCTAGTACAAGGAAGAAAATTGGAGGAAGGTTTGGTTTCAGTGATGCAGAATTTCACAGCCATGGGGATGCCTGATGATACCATGGAGATAGTTGATCCTGCATTGCTCATTGAAGGAGAAAATGCAGATGCTAATGATGACAAATACAAAAATGAGATACAAGAAAGACCTATTACAAATGGTCATGACCGCGGCCGAGTCCAAGGAAGAAAATTGGAGGAATGCTTGGTTTCAGTGATGCAGATAGGACTAGCATGCTCAGCAATATCCCCGGGAGAGCGGATGCATATGAATGTTGTTGTCAACAAAATGAAGGCAATTAGAGACtcatttatgaaattatga